From the genome of Vicia villosa cultivar HV-30 ecotype Madison, WI unplaced genomic scaffold, Vvil1.0 ctg.000634F_1_1, whole genome shotgun sequence, one region includes:
- the LOC131630012 gene encoding uncharacterized protein LOC131630012 — protein sequence MANSVTVNKKTTKHTFSCSFYREDITPLVRLSTRVTGQNLDEFRKTYGHILLMLTTRIDEWGLYTLLQFYDSELRCFTFQDYQLAPTLEEYAHILQIKVQHKDNWKPNGGTHGFYVKFLMREAETLADKEKWKEFNALLAVMIYGLVMFPNIPNFVDLTAICLFMDQNPVPTLLADTYYAIHSRYGKKGSVGGCLPILYEWFSSHLPKSGAFVTTRDSQKWPQRIMGLTANDIVWYHLRTDIEQVITRCGSFGNVPLIGTKGVINYNPKLALRQLGFVLKDKPLDKEIFESVCFEKGTDPDGLEKVRSAWNKIHTEDRTTLGGKNAIAKKAYTEWVEERVKERVLPFPKVSPLYEQPPEILTATVPAEEYNQVHVENIRLREKGEDAKIKYFLVDQKRAELAHERVAIEKKLEEEITQKIAVETQLKGSHLRSARLTEENAKLRNQIAEMESTSEKNTLPDCKGCESLVVHCDMLDGQLFRKDVVIQSFVKGRDREVTKKMFDETKKWSDEHFKQGGPLFYTKMD from the exons ATGGCTAACAGTGTGACCGTTAACAAAAAGACTACGAAGCATACCTTCTCTTGCAGTTTCTACCGTGAGGATATAACACCTTTGGTTCGATTGAGCACCCGAGTTACTGGGCAAAATTTGGATGAATTCAGAAAGACTTATGGCCACATTCTGCTTATGTTAACTACTCGTATTGATGAGTGGGGTCTCTatactcttcttcagttttaTGATTCTGAGCTGCGTTGCTTTACCTTTCAAGATTACCAATTAGCCCCTACCCTCGAAGAGTATGCACACATTCTTCAAATCAAAGTTCAACATAAG gataactggaagcctaatggtgggaCCCATGGATTCTATGTGAAATTTCTGATGAGGGAAGCTGAAACCCTTGCTGATAAGGAAAAgtggaaagaattcaatgctctccTGGCCGTCATGATCTATGGATTAGTGATGTTCCCGAATATTCCAAATTTTGTTGATCTCACTGCCATTTGTCTCTTCATGGATCAAAATCCTGTACCCACTCTGTTGGCCGACACTTATTATGCCATCCATTCTAGGTATGGAAAAAAGGGATCAGTTGGGGGTTGTTTGCCAATACTGTACGAATGGTTTTCTTCACATTTGCCTAAAAGCGGAGCATTTGTCACTACAAGAGATTCACAGAAGTGGCCCCAAAGGATTATGGGACTTACTGCTAATGATATCGTTTGGTATCACCTCCGAACGGACATCGAGCAAGTTATAACCAGATGTGGAAGTTTTGGCAATGTTCCTCTCATAGGGACAAAAGGAGTTATCAACTATAATCCGAAGCTAGCACTGCGCCAGTTGGGTTTTGTACTGAAGGACAAGCCGTTGGATAAAGAGATATTTGAGTCCGTTTGCTTTGAAAAAGGAACCGATCCGGATGGTTTGGAGAAAGTAAGGAGCGCGTGGAACAAAATTCATACAGAAGACCGAACTACCTTGGGGGGAAAGAATGCTATTGCTAAGAAAGCTTATACCGAATGGGTTGAAGAAAGAGTTAAGGAGCGTgtgttgcctttcccgaaggttagccCTCTCTATGAACAACCACCTGAGATTTTAACTGCCACTGTACCAGCTGAGGAGTACAACCAAGTACATGTGGAGAATATCAGGTTGCGAGAAAAAGGGGAAGACGCCAAAATAAAGTACTTCTTGGTGGATCAAaaaagggctgaattagcacatgag AGGGTAGCAATCgagaagaagcttgaagaggaaaTTACTCAAAAGATAGCCGTGGAGACACAACTTAAAGGCAGTCATCTCCGTtccgctcgactaacagaagagaatgcAAAGCTCAGAAACCAGATAGCAGAAATGGAAAGTACATCTGAAAAGAATACCCTCCCTGATTGCAAAGGATGTGAGAGCTTGGTGGTCCACTGTGATATGTTAGATGGGCAGTTGTTTCGCAAGGATGTGGTGATTCAAAGTTTtgtcaaaggaagagatcgagaagtaACTAAGAagatgtttgatgaaactaagaagtggagcgacgagcaCTTTAAACAAGGAGGACCTTTGTTTTACACCAAGATGGATTAG
- the LOC131630013 gene encoding uncharacterized protein LOC131630013 has product MLEREMMDLFTNTLEGQYYSACSASSSFAELVMIGERIESGIKAGRIQNPSAASSSSGVVGKKPYNGFAKKREGETSAAYYGKGKSQAHQQVAAVTIPNVPFQQHQQRGYTPRQYQPKAPERTFDPIPMTYAQVLPYLLDLKLVQLRTLATPAKLPPNWDANARCEFHSGAPGHNIENCKALKYQVQNLLDSKAIEFTPTPGPNVVQNPMPPHGSHAANALDCVEDTRLVKDVTELGSLLPLLKVELLRMGLCAGCGELCNDCMATSSVCDKVKNGIQQLIDSGYLQFERVRRPEVFENEINVASIPYTPAKIPIPARAPPLVITSPGPVPYTSEKAIPWNYGGEVFYQGAKYEIKAPVEKEDVDNVVGIGRMTRSGRIFNPPQSTRDDNTEAQAQAKGKGVTEDTIDQGQSSNSEDTMAKEMEEFLKIIKKSEYKVVDQLSQTQSKISILQLLLCSETHRNALLRLLGTAFVPPEISVNQLEGVVSNINAGNGLGFTDADLPSEGRKHNRALHISVECKGTILSRVLVDNGSSLNVLPKSSLMRLDYSGVEIRPSELTVRAFDGSKRSVFGEVDLPVMIGPQLFTITFFVMDIHPAYSCLLGRPWIHAAGAVTSTLHQKLKFATQGKIVTICGEEEHVVSHLASFKYIDVEGEVHETPCQAFEAVQTIKIPYIEKKKLEAPMSSLKEAKAVVESGHPEGWGRVLDLPIKQDKCGIGYQVGQSSSDGSFKKPGTFVPIKFSSAGIVKDHICATDDDMDSDYDIEEWIKPCVPGQKLLNWSSEDIISVALDQK; this is encoded by the coding sequence ATGTTGGAGAGAGAAATGATGGACCTGTTCACCAACACTTTGGAAGGTCAATACTATTCTGCTTGTTCTGCATCCTCGAGTTTCGCCGAGTTGGTCatgattggtgagagaattgaaagtGGAATCAAGGCTGGTAGAATTCAGAATCCGAGTGCTGCTAGTTCCTCCTCTGGGGTTGTTGGAAAGAAACCTTATAACGGGTTTGCCAAGAAAAGAGAGGGTGAGACGAGCGCTGCTTATTATGGTAAAGGCAAAAGCCAGGCTCATCAACAAGTGGCCGCCGTGACTATACCGAATGTTCCATTTCAGCAACATCAGCAACGAGGGTATACTCCGCGCCAGTATCAACCAAAGGCACCTGAGAGAACTTTTGACCCGATCCCGATGACATATGCGCAAGTATTGCCATACCTCCTTGACTTGAAGTTGGTACAATTGAGAACTCTAGCCACTCCTGCTAAGTTGCCTCCTAATTGGGATGCTAATGCAaggtgtgaattccactctggagcaCCCGGGCATAACATTGAAAACTGCAAAGCATTGAAGTATCAGGTTCAAAATCTTCTCGACTCCAAGGCCATTGAGTTCACTCCTACTCCAGGGCCTAATGTTGTTCAAAATCCCATGCCCCCTCATGGGTCTCATGCTGCAAACGCCCTCGATTGTGTTGAAGACACTCGTTTGGTTAAGGACGTGACTGAGTTAGGCTCTCTGTTGCCTTTACTGAAAGTAGAATTACTGAGAATGGGTCTATGTGCTGGTTGTGGAGAATTGTGTAATGATTGCATGGCCACTTCCTCAGTTTGTGATAAAGTGAAGAATGGTATTCAACAGTTGATAGATAGTGGGTATCTACAGTTTGAGCGCGTACGACGGCCCGAGGTATTTGAGAATGAAATTAATGTGGCATCCATCCCCTACACTCCTGCTAAAATCCCAATTCCTGCTAGAGCACCTCCTTTGGTTATTACATCACCTGGTCCCGTTCCGTATACTAGTGAGAAGGCAATCCCATGGAATTATGGCGGAGAAGTTTTCTACCAAGGGGCCAAGTATGAGATTAAAGCACCggttgagaaagaagatgttgataatgttgttggcATTGGAAGAATGACAAGAAGTGGTCGTATTTTCAACCCTCCCCAGAGTACTCGCGATGACAATACAGAAGCTCAAGCTCAAGCAAAAGGGAAAGGAGTGACAGAAGATACTATAGACCAGGGGCAAAGTTCTAATTCTGAAGATACTATGGccaaagagatggaagagttcctaaAGATCATCAAGAAGAGTGAGTATAAAGTGGTTGACCAGCTGAGCCAAACTCAATCTAAGATCTCGATCTTACAGTTGCTCTTATGCTCCGAGACGCATCGAAATGCTTTATTGAGACTCCTAGGCACTGCCTTTGTCCCTCCTGAGATCTCGGTAAATCAGCTTGAAGGGGTTGTGTCTAATATCAATGCTGGAAACGGATTGGGATTCACTGATGCAGATTTGCCTTCTGAAGGTAGAAAACATAATAGAGCTTTGCACATATCTGTGGAGTGCAAGGGGACTATATTATCTCGTGTTCTTGTTGATAATGGATCTTCTTTGAATGTGTTACCAAAGTCGTCTTTAATGAGGCTAGACTATTCTGGTGTTGAGATAAGGCCGAGCGAATTAACTGTGAGAGCCTTTGATGGCTCAAAGAGGTCGGTGTTTGGGGAGGTTGATTTACCAGTGATGATAGGTCCTCAACTCTTCACTATTACTTTCTTTGTGATGGATATCCACCCGGCCTACAGTTGTCTCCTGGGGCGtccatggatccatgctgctggggccgtgACTTCCACATTGCATCAGAAACTCAAATTCGCCACTCAAGGGAAGATAGTCACAATATGTGGGGAGGAAGAGCATGTGGTAAGCCATCTTGCGTCTTTCAAATATATTGATGTGGAAGGGGAGGTCCACGAAACACCTTGTCAAGCGTTTGAGGCTGTCCAGACTATCAAGATCCCTTATATTGAAAAGAAGAAGTTGGAGGCTCCTATGTCTTCACTAAAGGAAGCCAAAGCTGTGGTTGAATCTGGTCATCCTGAAGGATGGGGCCGAGTCTTGGATCTACCAATCAAGCAGGATAAGTGTGGGATTGGATATCAGGTGGGGCAGAGTTCTTCCGATGGGTCCTTCAAGAAGCCCGGAACCTTCGTTCCGATCAAGTTCTCTAGTGCTGGCATCGTCAAGGATCATATTTGCGCTACTGATGATGATATGgatagtgattatgacattgaagaaTGGATCAAGCCGTGTGTCCCGGGACAGAAGCTTCTCAACTGGTCATCGGAAGACATCATCTCAGTTGCTCTTGATCAAAAGTAa